In Erigeron canadensis isolate Cc75 chromosome 1, C_canadensis_v1, whole genome shotgun sequence, a single window of DNA contains:
- the LOC122611188 gene encoding PLASMODESMATA CALLOSE-BINDING PROTEIN 4-like, producing the protein MTAFALTLLILLAMAGYSSAAYCVCNSALSDTVLQKNIDYACGNGADCAQILQNGACYNPNTVKDHCNYAVNSYYQRKSQLGGSCDFSGTCTVSQTAPAGAISACYAGSASSTTPASPGTGTGTGTGTGTGTGTGTGTGTGTNPGTGTGTGIGMTPPFGLGPSGGTTDTSGAESSISFTLLSFLVPGLILWLRLI; encoded by the exons ATGACTGCTTTTGCACTTACCTTGCTGATTCTCTTGGCCATGGCTGGCTATTCAa GTGCAGCTTATTGTGTATGTAACTCTGCATTAAGTGACACAGTTCTTCAAAAGAACATAGACTATGCATGTGGAAATGGTGCTGATTGTGCTCAAATCCTTCAAAATGGTGCTTGTTATAACCCTAACACTGTCAAAGATCACTGCAATTATGCTGTCAATAGCTATTATCAAAGAAAGAGTCAACTTGGTGGAAGTTGTGATTTCTCAGGCACATGTACTGTCAGCCAAACAGCCCCTGCTG GTGCAATTTCAGCTTGTTATGCTGGGAGTGCCAG CTCCACTACCCCAGCTTCACCTGGGACTGGGACTGGAACGGGCACAGGAACCGGAACTGGAACTGGAACGGGGACAGGAACAGGAACTGGAACTAACCCGGGTACGGGCACAGGCACGGGTATAGGGATGACCCCACCGTTTGGGCTTGGCCCATCAGGAGGCACGACTGACACCAGTGGTGCCGAGTCTTCCATATCGTTTACTTTACTATCTTTTTTGGTCCCGGGCTTGATCTTATGGTTAAGGTTGATCTAA